AGTGGGCGTTAAGCAAACTTTCGGATTTTAAGAAGGATGCATTTTTTGTAAGATCGCTATCTTTATAGGAGGTAACAAACTGTCCAAAATATTTTGCACTGTCGCGATAATTTTTCATGAGATAACTACACCAGGCTAGGTTGTACAATGACTGCATTTTGTAGGGGTGGTTCGGCAGGTTTTCTATTATCAGCTGGTAATAGTTTTTTGCTTTATCATAACTATTTGCTTTATAGTAAATATCAGCAACAAAATACAGTGATTCATTTTTATAGCTGCCACTTGAAATTTGCTCAAATACTCCGGTTGCTTTTTCATATTCTTTAAGCTTATAAAACGCAACTCCCCGCTCAAGCATTATTGCATCCAAATAATTACCTTGAGGGTAATTCTGTAAATAAATATCGGTTTTATCAATGAGTTCAGTCCACCGTAATCTCTGATACAAAACCGAAGACTGCAGATTAACAACCTTTTCCAGCAGATTATTATCAGTTACGGTCGTTGCTAACTGGGCAAGAATGCCTTCAGTCTTATCAAATTGCTGCAGTTTATTGTGAATCAAAGCCTGTTGGTATAATACTTTTTGTTTCTTATTTGCATCCCCCGTTATCGCAGTATACCGCGAAAATTCTTTCAGAGCTTCTTCATATTTCTCTAACTGAAAAAAACTCCACCCCATCCCTAGATAGGCGGACTCCAGGTAGGGGGACTCAGGAAGTAAATTGAAGTAACAACTTATCGCTTTGTTATAGGAATTATCTTGAAAAGCTATTTCGGCCAGCAGCAAATTGGCTTCATAATTGTATTTCGATTTTGGAAAGTTATTTACGTACTTTTCAAGTATGCTTTGAGCAGCTGCATACTCTTTTAAACTGAAATGCGCGTTTGCGAGAAAAAAAAGTGAACTTTCCTCAAGTTCGCGCTTCCCTTTCTTCACTAAGCCAGAAAAAAAACGTTTTGCCTGCGGGTAATTATTCTGCAGCAAATATATTCTTCCCAAAGAATAACGAGCATAATCTCCATATTCGAATCCCGGGCTTGAGGTAACAATATCGTTGTAATAATGCTTCGCTTGTTCGTAGCCTGAGGTCAAATAATAGCTTTCAGCAATCCAATATTTCGCGTAAAGATGAAACTTTGAGTACGGGTACCTTCGCTCCAGGAGGGTAAAATAATTAATAGCTTCGGGATAGTTCGACTGCTGATAAGCAATATGACCCAATTCGAACAAGGCGACATCGCTATATCCATAACCATTCGAAGTAAGCACCAGCTTATAATTCTCTTTGGCCTTATCAACATTATTAAGATTTTTGTAGCTCTCTGCGAGATAAAAATAGGCAATTTTCTTATTTTCGAGTTCTCCGGCAGTAATGAGGACTTTGTTAAGTTGCTCAATTGCCAGAATATAAGCATCTTTCTCAAAAAGACTTATCGCAAGGTCCAAATTTCGGTTAACACTATCACTTGCTGAAACGACCTCACACAGTAACAGAATGGAAATAATTATGGGAAAAATTTTTTTACTTATTTTCAACACTAAGATACCTAGCCATGAAGCTATATTAATATTCCTATAGTAGTAATCGAACTTCGTTAACTAAATACTAACATAGCATAGTGCTTATAAGCAACGTGGCAGCATTGCAGTCGATTTCCTTATATTGACCCGATTTAATCATCATGATATAAATTTACTTAGGTTTCGGAAATAATGAGGAGGGGAAATAAATGAACAAAAAATCAATCCATGATTTGAAAAAATCTGACCTTGCAGACAAAAAAGTACTGGTAAGAGTAGACTATAATGTGCCAATCGCTGATGGCAAGATCACAGACGACCAGAGGATCAAAGCAACAATCCCTACAATTAATTATCTCGTTAGCAATGGAGCTAAGGTAATTCTGATGTCACATCTCGGAAGACCGAAAGGTGCTGTAAAAGAAGAGTTACGACTAGATCCTATCGCAGAAAGATTGAGTGACCTATTAAATAAATCTATTATTAAAACAGATGACTGCATAGGTGAAGAGGTAGAAAAATCGGTTAATAACATGAAATCCGGAGACGTACTCCTGCTAGAAAATTTACGATTCTATAAAGAAGAAGAAGCAAACAGCGAAAACTTTTCAAAGAAACTCGCCAGCCTTGGAGATATCTATGTTAATGATGCTTTTGGAACTGCGCACAGAGCGCACGCATCAACGGCAGGAATTGCACAGTTTCTACCCGCATATGCCGGTCTCTTAGTCCAAAAGGAACTCGATATTATGGGAAAAGCCCTGTCTAATCCGAAACGACCTTTTGTCGCAATAATCGGAGGAGCAAAAGTCGGATCAAAAATTGGTGTCTTAAAAAATCTTCTTGATAAAGTAGGAACCGATGGCGCTATCATAATAGGTGGCGGCATGGCATATACGTTTCTTAAGGCAAAAGGTTATGAAGTTGGAAAATCACTCCTTGATAAAGATAACCTTGATGTAGCAAAAGAATTCATGGCTAAAGCAGAAACTGCAAATGTAAAAGTTGTGTTCCCAATAGATTTAGTTGTTGCTGATGACTATTCAGAAAACGCCAACACAAAGGTAGTTGATAGTGACAAGATCCCTGCGGATTGGGAGGCACTTGATATCGGACCACAAACGATAAATAAATTTGCACAATACATTGAGACCGCGGCTACGGTAATATGGAACGGGCCAATGGGCGTATTTGAAATGGATAAATTTTCAGTAGGCACAAACGCAATTGCGAAAATCCTTGCTGAAAGCAAAGCAATATCGATTATTGGCGGCGGAGATAGTGCTGCAGCAGTAGAAAAAGCCGGCCTTGCAGATAAAATGACACACATTTCCACCGGCGGGGGAGCCTCGCTTGAATTCCTCGAAGGCATAGAATTGCCCGGGATTGCAGTTCTACAAGACAAATAAATAAAAGATTCGCAGTTGTTCTACAAGTATTCCCGCGCAATAGCGCGGGAATACTATTTTTCCCGAATTATTTCCCGAATACTACATGATTTTCAAAAAAAACATTTTTCACATTTATAGACTAGAAATGTACTTGAAATAAGCTATAATAGATCAGGATTGAAAATTTAAAAGGAGAATGGTTATTTTCTACTATATAATTATTGCTTTGATATTTCTTTTTGACCAACTCACAAAATACTTGATCTTTACCTCGCTTCCTTTTGGCCACGAGTTTAAGGTCTCAGCTTTTTTGAGTATTGCCCATGTGCAAAACAAAGGAGCGGCTTTCGGGCTATTCCGAAATCAACAATTATTTCTTATCATCATAGGGATTCTGGTCTTATTCATTGTTACCATTTATCGCTACCGGAAACCCGAGGCATCATCCCTTTTAACTATTGGAGTGGCATTCTTGATGGGTGGAAATCTGGGTAATTTATTTGATCGAATATATCACGGGTTTGTTGTCGACTTTATCAGGATTCCTTACTGGCCGACATTTAACATAGCTGATATTACGATTAATATAGGGGTCCTCCTGATCAGCATATTTCTTATAACAACTAACGATGAAAATAAAGTCACCGCCCACGACGTGGCAGACAGCAGCGATTATGGAAATAATTAAGGTTACTGATACCGATCAAGGGGAACGACTCGACATCTTTCTCGCAGAGA
The sequence above is drawn from the Candidatus Margulisiibacteriota bacterium genome and encodes:
- the pgk gene encoding phosphoglycerate kinase → MNKKSIHDLKKSDLADKKVLVRVDYNVPIADGKITDDQRIKATIPTINYLVSNGAKVILMSHLGRPKGAVKEELRLDPIAERLSDLLNKSIIKTDDCIGEEVEKSVNNMKSGDVLLLENLRFYKEEEANSENFSKKLASLGDIYVNDAFGTAHRAHASTAGIAQFLPAYAGLLVQKELDIMGKALSNPKRPFVAIIGGAKVGSKIGVLKNLLDKVGTDGAIIIGGGMAYTFLKAKGYEVGKSLLDKDNLDVAKEFMAKAETANVKVVFPIDLVVADDYSENANTKVVDSDKIPADWEALDIGPQTINKFAQYIETAATVIWNGPMGVFEMDKFSVGTNAIAKILAESKAISIIGGGDSAAAVEKAGLADKMTHISTGGGASLEFLEGIELPGIAVLQDK
- the lspA gene encoding signal peptidase II — translated: MVIFYYIIIALIFLFDQLTKYLIFTSLPFGHEFKVSAFLSIAHVQNKGAAFGLFRNQQLFLIIIGILVLFIVTIYRYRKPEASSLLTIGVAFLMGGNLGNLFDRIYHGFVVDFIRIPYWPTFNIADITINIGVLLISIFLITTNDENKVTAHDVADSSDYGNN